A genomic segment from Alteribacillus bidgolensis encodes:
- a CDS encoding NRDE family protein: MCLIVFGYGVHKDYPLIVAANRDEFYSRPTVPLHHWPRSPIKAGKDKEKGGTWMGVTESGRFAAITNVRASKQNPAKYSRGEIVKGFLEAEDPHTFLEECNVHNEDFDGYNLISGNSSQLYYSTNQDKHSKHKLKKGVYGLSNAFLNTPWPKVVDAKKKFTSILKKQTASFSPEPLFEMLSDTNEADEKDLPETGVDRQLEKKLSPLFIRMKGYGTRSQTVLVFTKKGEVIMEERTYSENGHILNQKNLNWTIK; the protein is encoded by the coding sequence ATGTGCCTGATTGTTTTTGGGTATGGTGTTCATAAAGATTATCCATTGATTGTGGCAGCAAACCGTGATGAATTTTATTCTAGGCCGACAGTTCCTCTTCATCATTGGCCGCGTTCTCCAATTAAAGCGGGAAAAGACAAAGAAAAGGGCGGCACATGGATGGGGGTTACAGAGAGCGGACGATTTGCTGCTATAACCAATGTGAGAGCATCAAAACAGAACCCTGCCAAGTATTCAAGAGGAGAAATTGTCAAAGGATTTTTAGAAGCAGAAGATCCGCATACGTTTTTAGAAGAATGTAATGTACACAACGAGGATTTTGATGGTTACAATTTGATTTCGGGAAACAGTAGCCAATTATACTATTCAACCAACCAGGACAAGCATAGCAAGCACAAGTTAAAAAAGGGTGTTTATGGTTTGAGTAATGCGTTTTTAAATACGCCGTGGCCAAAAGTAGTAGATGCTAAGAAGAAATTCACCAGTATTTTAAAAAAGCAAACGGCATCTTTTTCGCCTGAACCGTTATTTGAAATGCTTTCTGATACTAATGAAGCAGACGAGAAAGACCTGCCTGAAACAGGAGTGGACAGACAACTTGAAAAAAAACTGTCTCCCTTGTTTATTAGAATGAAAGGGTACGGTACACGTTCTCAAACGGTGCTGGTATTTACGAAAAAAGGTGAAGTGATAATGGAAGAGCGGACATATAGTGAAAACGGACACATATTAAATCAAAAGAACTTAAATTGGACAATCAAATAA